A single window of Oncorhynchus clarkii lewisi isolate Uvic-CL-2024 chromosome 10, UVic_Ocla_1.0, whole genome shotgun sequence DNA harbors:
- the LOC139418546 gene encoding leucine-rich repeat and fibronectin type-III domain-containing protein 4-like, translating to MPKSNSQILHPYLAPHHSKYYWKPSKQSSSLKGVHPDRTVPPPKLKAKVTKPSLRPPACPLTPQTVVWLAVVTGSCVFPALLGPGVSAGETWGMVSICPFHCVCRNLSESLSTLCVNKGLLFVPPDIDRRTVELRLADNFILEVGRVDFANMSGLVELTLSRNTIHTLRPLSFADLESLRSLHLDTNRLTIVGPRDLSGLTNLQHLIINNNQLTDVSAEAFDDFLQTLEDLDLSYNNLRKVPWEAIQNMASLHTLNLDHNLIDQIAEGSFGELYKLARLDMTSNRLQTLPPDPLFSRSQTGVVSPTPYSAVISLSFGGNPLHCNCELLWLRRLIRGDDMETCATPVHLAGRYFWSIPEEEFTCEPPLITRHSNKLWVLEGQRATLRCRAIGDPEPIIHWISPDDRIVANSSRVYSYYNGTLDVLVTRARDDGAYTCIAINAAGEATALIDLKIIPLPHRGNNTVPLTNPRGDPGSSDISSGRTGESGRNGKGGGGSVKNATGEGESGERRDGEASTSERLVGVLGVTATSAQVRWVLGRATGPYLVWMYQIQYNCTADDALVYRILPPTSSSFLLKNLVSGADYSLCVLAIFDDGVSTLATTKVLGCTQFSTKEDFPECRSLQAHFLGGTLTVMVGGVIVVTLLVFTVAMMVRHRVCGDCRDEGHYPAHHHDDFLPSKEGVDVYAQTNGNGSVMMVALPNNILGQQAKPLPLKTKPQAKNKPGKLPKPKLDSDQLSGEGKGEKPGLEVVVRGKGFPPFTLESERVTLYYSPANTSQTLPHPRAHKAPKHSGKLKLRRSEEKERDLDKMVGSICSLDSEAQGEELERVKDSRRGDRPSLGPTRSCSFDVGEITTTTCYGYAKRLSVIWTRRSQSVQGMLVQCASTASSASSTGSDHPPPALTHGYLHTNNTSKSSEADNIGDLEESVL from the exons ATGCCTAAATCCAACTCACAAATACTACACCCATACCTGGCGCCACACCACTCAAAATACTATTGGAAGCCTTCAAAGCAAAGCTCCTCTCTAAAAGGGGTCCACCCAGACAGAACAGTACCCCCTCCTAAACTCAAGGCAAAGGTGACCAAACCTTCCCTGAGACCCCCTGCCTGCCCTCTGACCCCACAGACGGTAGTCTGGCTGGCTGTGGTGACTGGTTCTTGTGTCTTCCCTGCGCTACTTGGCCCAGGCGTGTCTGCTGGAGAGACCTGGGGCATGGTCTCCATCTGTCCCTTCCACTGTGTGTGTCGAAACCTCTCAGAGTCTCTGAGCACGCTCTGCGTCAACAAGGGCCTGCTGTTCGTCCCTCCTGACATTGACCGGCGCACCGTGGAGCTCCGTCTGGCAGATAACTTCATCCTGGAGGTGGGCAGGGTGGACTTTGCCAACATGTCAGGCCTGGTAGAACTGACTCTGTCCAGGAACACCATCCACACCCTGCGGCCCCTGTCCTTTGCTGACCTGGAGAGCCTGCGCTCACTGCACCTGGACACCAACCGGCTGACCATAGTGGGGCCAAGAGACCTGTCCGGCCTGACCAACCTACAGCacctcatcatcaacaacaaccagCTGACCGACGTCTCCGCCGAGGCCTTCGATGACTTCCTGCAGACGCTGGAGGATCTGGACCTGTCCTACAACAACCTGAGGAAGGTCCCCTGGGAGGCCATCCAGAACATGGCCAGCCTGCACACCCTCAACCTGGACCACAACCTCATAGACCAGATCGCTGAGGGCTCCTTCGGCGAACTCTACAAGCTGGCCCGCCTGGATATGACATCCAACCGGCTGCAGACGCTGCCCCCCGACCCCTTGTTCTCCCGCTCCCAGACGGGCGTGGTCAGCCCCACGCCCTACAGCGCTGTCATCAGCCTGAGCTTCGGGGGGAACCCCCTGCACTGTAACTGTGAGCTGCTGTGGCTGAGGCGGCTGATCCGCGGCGACGACATGGAGACGTGTGCCACCCCCGTCCACCTGGCTGGGCGCTACTTTTGGTCCATCCCAGAGGAGGAGTTCACCTGTGAGCCTCCGCTCATCACACGCCACTCCAACAAGCTGTGGGTGCTGGAGGGCCAGAGGGCCACGCTGAGGTGCCGTGCCATTGGTGACCCGGAGCCCATCATTCACTGGATCTCCCCTGACGACCGCATCGTGGCCAACTCCAGCCGTGTGTACTCCTACTACAATGGCACCCTGGACGTGCTTGTGACACGGGCGCGTGACGACGGGGCTTACACCTGCATCGCCATCAACGCTGCCGGGGAGGCTACAGCCCTGATAGACCTCAAGATCATCCCCCTCCCTCACCGCGGCAACAACACTGTCCCCCTCACCAACCCTCGTGGAGACCCAGGCTCCTCAGACATTTCCAGTGGGAGAACAGGAGAGTCTGGAAGGAACGGGAAGGGTGGTGGTGGTTCGGTAAAGAACGCcacaggagagggggagagcggagagaggcgGGATGGAGAAGCCAGTACCAGTGAGCGTTTGGTGGGGGTCCTTGGGGTGACCGCCACCTCTGCCCAGGTGCGCTGGGTCCTGGGCCGGGCCACTGGGCCGTACCTGGTGTGGATGTACCAGATCCAGTACAACTGCACTGCAGATGACGCCCTGGTGTACAG AATTCTACCGCCTACAAGCAGCTCTTTCCTGCTGAAGAACCTGGTGTCTGGAGCAGACTACAGCCTGTGTGTCCTGGCCATCTTTGACGATGGGGTGTCCACCCTGGCCACCACCAAGGTCCTAGGCTGCACCCAGTTCAGCACCAAGGAGGACTTCCCAGAGTGCCGATCCCTGCAGGCCCACTTCCTGGGCGGCACGCTGACGGTCATGGTGGGGGGGGTCATCGTGGTAACACTGCTGGTGTTCACCGTGGCGATGATGGTAAGGCACCGTGTCTGTGGAGACTGTCGAGACGAGGGCCACTACCCTGCCCATCACCATGACGACTTCCTTCCCTCCAAGGAAGGAGTGGATGTTTACGCTCAGACCAACGGAAATGGGAGCGTGATGATGGTGGCTCTGCCCAACAACATTCTTGGCCAACAGGCTAAGCCGCTGCCGTTGAAAACCAAACCCCAAGCCAAGAACAAGCCTGGGAAACTGCCCAAGCCAAAGCTTGACTCAGATCAGCTCAGTGGGGAGGGAAAGGGTGAGAAGCCAGGCCTGGAGGTGGTCGTGAGGGGGAAAGGATTCCCCCCTTTCACccttgagagtgagagagtgacacTGTACTACTCCCCTGCCAACACCTCCCAGACCTTACCCCATCCCCGAGCTCACAAGGCCCCGAAACACTCAGGCAAGCTCAAGCTGCGCCGCtctgaggagaaggagagagacttgGACAAAATGGTGGGCTCCATATGCAGCCTAGACTCTGAGGCCCAGGGGGAGGAGTTGGAGCGCGTGAAGGACTCGAGGAGGGGAGATCGCCCGTCACTAGGGCCGACACGCAGCTGCTCCTTTGACGTGGGCGAGATCACCACGACAACCTGCTACGGATATGCAAAGCGACTGAGTGTGATATGGACCAGGAGGAGCCAGTCGGTGCAGGGCATGCTGGTCCAGTGTGCCTCAACAGCCAGTTCAGCGAGCAGCACAGGGAGCGACCACCCCCCGCCTGCCCTCACACATGGCTACCTGCACACCAACAACACCTCTAAGTCCAGTGAGGCTGACAACATCGGAGACCTGGAAGAGAGTGTTTTATAG